A stretch of Lathyrus oleraceus cultivar Zhongwan6 chromosome 6, CAAS_Psat_ZW6_1.0, whole genome shotgun sequence DNA encodes these proteins:
- the LOC127095587 gene encoding uncharacterized protein LOC127095587: MVWKAIVLRSVVEILGSVSIVAGWVTEQTSVGLVQTDEHVFLRVTPITGVGRALKSRKLTPRFIGPYQISERIGEVAYRIALPPSLSNLHDVFHMSQLRKYIADPSHVVPLDDVQVRDNLTVDTSPVRIEDREVKKLRGKEIALVKVIWGGVANGNITWELEDKMRESYPELFV; encoded by the exons ATGGTGTGGAAGGCCATCGTGCTACGGAGTGTAGTAGAGATTCTGGGAAGTGTTTCAATTGTGGCAGGATGGGTCACAGAGCAAACCAGTGTAGGGTTGGTTCAAac agacgagcatgtgtttcttcgagttacgccaataacgggtgttggtagagctttgaagtcgcgtaagttgacgccgcgtttcattggtccttatcagatttccgagaggataggtgaagtggcatatcggattgctttaccaccatcactttctaatcttcatgatgtattccatatgtctcaattgaggaagtacattgcggatccatcgcatgttgttccgttagatgatgtgcaagtacgggataatttgacggttgatacatcacctgtgcggattgaagatcgagaagtgaagaagcttcgtggtaaggagattgctttggtaaaagtgatatggggcggagtcgccaatggaaatattacgtgggaactcgaggataagatgagggaatcatatccggagttgttcgtttga